One stretch of Pelmatolapia mariae isolate MD_Pm_ZW linkage group LG3_W, Pm_UMD_F_2, whole genome shotgun sequence DNA includes these proteins:
- the LOC134624672 gene encoding Fc receptor-like protein 5 yields the protein MQLTPFCLMLTCLQVNPDRSQFFRYDNISLSCGEQLNSTGWKVKRKTLAGGTRPCSSGWGYASSGSTCIIGQTYPPDSGVYWCESVSGEQSNVVNITITDRPVILESPALPVSEGATVTLHCTPETKSSNQFFDFYKDGHCIKRNSTGEITIKRVSKSDEGLYKCSISGGEESLGSWLAVDASSQDFPSSTSAAEPAAPCSFSVLRLFFHLLVGTPYLVSTVLLGLIYRDRKRAAQIAAKRTHTDHVIMEIVV from the exons ATGCAGCTAACACCATTCTGCCTGATGCTGA CCTGTCTTCAGGTCAACCCTGACAGGTCTCAGTTCTTCAGGTATGACAACATCTCTTTGAGCTGTGGCGAACAGTTGAACAGCACTGGTTGGAAAGTGAAGAGGAAAACACTCGCAGGGGGGACCAGACCCTGCTCCTCTGGCTGGGGCTATGCCTCCTCGGGTTCGACTTGCATCATCGGACAAACTTACCCACCAGACAGCGGCGTGTACTGGTGTGAGTCTGTCAGTGGGGAGCAGAGCAATGTGGTCAACATTACCATTACTG ATCGGCCTGTGATTCTGGAGAGTCCTGCCCTCCCCGTGTCCGAGGGTGCCACTGTAACACTGCATTGTACACCTGAGACAAAGTCCTCCAACCAGTTTTTTgatttctataaagatggccaCTGCATCAAAAGGAACTCCACAGGAGAAATCACCATTAAAAGGGTTTCTAAATCTGATGAAGGACTCTATAAATGCAGCATTTCAGGAGGTGAAGAATCACTAGGCAGCTGGCTGGCAGTTGATG CTTCATCTCAGGATTTTCCTTCATCTACATCTGCAGCTGAACCGGCCGCTCCCTGCTCTTTTTCTGTCTTAAGACTATTTTTTCACCTGTTGGTGGGAACGCCTTACCTGGTGTCCACTGTTCTACTGGGGCTTATATACCGAGACAGGAAGAGAG cAGCTCAGATTGCTGCGAAGAGAACACACACGGATCATGTCATCATGGAAATAGTTGTTTAA